Proteins encoded in a region of the Calypte anna isolate BGI_N300 chromosome 15, bCalAnn1_v1.p, whole genome shotgun sequence genome:
- the C15H12orf49 gene encoding UPF0454 protein C12orf49 homolog, whose amino-acid sequence MVPWGAVLWRRLLRKRWVLGVVFGLSLVYFLTSTFKQEERMVRDRNLLQVQEQEQPIMWKVKFSSGNSSQLSNQCRNSVQGKLLITDELGYICERKDLLVNGCCNVNVPNTKLYSCESCLPNGCCSVYEYCVSCCLQPSKQHLLERFLNRAAIAFQNLFMAVEDRFELCLAKCRTSSQSVQHENTYRDPIAKYCYGEYPPELLPV is encoded by the exons ATGGTGCCCTGGGGAGCGGTGCTGTGGCGGCGGCTGCTGAGGAAGCGCTGGGTCCTCGGTGTCGTCTTCGGGCTCTCTCTCGTCTACTTTCTCACCAGCACCTTCAAGCAG GAAGAAAGGATGGTGAGGGATCGGAATCTCCTCCAGGTgcaagagcaggagcagccGATCATGTGGAAGGTGAAGTTCAGTTCGGGGAACAGCAGCCAGCTGAGTAACCAGTGCAGGAACTCTGTGCAGGGGAAGCTCCTCATCACGGATGAACTGG gctaCATCTGTGAAAGGAAGGACCTGCTGGTAAATGGCTGCTGTAATGTCAACGTGCCCAACACGAAGCTGTACAGCTGTGAGAGCTGCCTGCCCAATGGCTGCTGCAGTGTCTACGAGTACTGTGTTTCCTGTtgcctgcagcccagcaag CAACACCTTCTGGAACGCTTCTTGAACCGGGCAGCTATTGCATTCCAAAACCTCTTCATGGCAGTGGAAGATCGCTTTGAGTTGTGTCTGGCAAAATGTAGGACTTCATCACAG AGTGTGCAGCATGAAAACACCTACAGAGATCCAATTGCAAAGTACTGCTATGGTGAATatcccccagagctgctgcctgtttgA